One segment of Macrotis lagotis isolate mMagLag1 chromosome 1, bilby.v1.9.chrom.fasta, whole genome shotgun sequence DNA contains the following:
- the EDN3 gene encoding endothelin-3: MELGLWFLFGLTVTSTAGFLPPTANRPEPGVAGGGGGPRVPVARESDGEENEVVSVATIRELSLTGVGQDKGSGQPKESRQASVGEGESPGRKREKRCTCYTYKDKECVYYCHLDIIWINTPERTVPYGLSNYKGNFRDKRSADHIRRSLPSFKGSLNRCSCTKQDDDACIHFCTRTEDNRSNSRTVEKYQDKNMKQPPEEWP; this comes from the exons ATGGAGCTCGGGTTGTGGTTCCTCTTTGGACTTACAGTGACCTCCACCGCAG GATTCTTACCTCCGACAGCAAATCGCCCGGAGCCTGGGGTAGCTGGAGGGGGCGGGGGCCCCAGGGTTCCCGTCGCCCGGGAGAGCGATGGAGAAGAAAACGAAGTAGTTTCTGTTGCGACGATAAGAGAGCTGAGCCTGACTGGAGTCGGGCAAGACAAGGGTTCGGGCCAACCCAAGGAATCGAGGCAAGCATcagtgggggaaggagagagccCTGGACGCAAGAGAGAAAAGCGTTGCACTTGCTACACTTACAAGGACAAAGAGTGCGTGTACTATTGTCACCTGGACATCATCTGGATCAATACACCCGA ACGGACTGTACCTTATGGGCTCTCCAATTACAAAGGGAACTTCCGGGACAAGAGATCTGCAGATCATATAAGGAGGAGTTTGCCATCATTTAAAGGGTCACTGAACCGATGTTCTTGCACAAAGCAAGATGATGATGCTTGTATTCATTTTTGCACCAGAACTGAGGACAACAGAAG TAATTCAAGGACAGTAGAAAAATATCAAGACAAAAATATGAAACAGCCTCCTGAAGAGTGGCCCTGA